The following proteins are encoded in a genomic region of Enterocloster clostridioformis:
- a CDS encoding TRAP transporter large permease — MGEVIALLVILTFVFIIAGIPIYISLMFTGLLSLVALASSTATPLATLVIPQSIFNGIGSLPLLAIPFFMLAGEIMNRGKITEKLIRFAMLLIGRLPASLGLSSIVASMFFGGITGSAQASTSCMGGILIPAMKEEGYPTKEAVGIIAAASTCGPIIPPSIIMVVFATAVGCSVGAMFMGGLIPGILVGLILMIVLLVRNHMYHFPKHDERLSRNEVVKVALDGIIPLGMPVIIVGGIMGGVCTPTEAGAIAVVYSLLVSLFVSRTLRLRDIWSLLLATVNSAAPLLLIIACARIFSYGLTALQMPVIVNDLILSLTSNKYVFLMLVNILLLIMGMFMDGGASVIILAPILAPVAAALGISTIHFGVIMALNLTIGNITPPLGYCLFIGSRIGDITVEEGIKGIIPYLIAEIAALLLITYIPSLVTYVPVMLGYSVV, encoded by the coding sequence ATGGGAGAAGTAATTGCGCTCCTGGTCATTTTGACCTTTGTTTTTATCATTGCAGGTATCCCGATTTACATCAGCCTGATGTTTACCGGTTTGCTCAGCCTTGTGGCACTGGCATCATCCACAGCAACTCCTCTTGCCACACTGGTTATTCCACAGTCTATTTTTAACGGCATAGGAAGCCTGCCCCTTTTGGCTATACCGTTTTTCATGCTTGCAGGTGAGATTATGAACCGGGGAAAGATTACGGAGAAGCTGATTCGGTTTGCAATGCTGCTGATTGGACGCCTGCCCGCCAGTCTTGGGCTTTCCAGTATTGTGGCGAGTATGTTCTTTGGCGGCATTACTGGTTCCGCACAGGCAAGTACCTCCTGCATGGGCGGTATCCTGATTCCCGCCATGAAAGAGGAGGGATACCCCACAAAAGAGGCGGTTGGAATTATTGCTGCGGCTTCTACCTGCGGGCCAATTATCCCGCCGAGTATCATCATGGTTGTATTTGCCACCGCGGTTGGGTGTTCGGTTGGAGCAATGTTTATGGGAGGCCTGATACCGGGGATTCTGGTAGGCTTGATACTGATGATTGTATTGCTGGTCCGTAATCACATGTATCATTTTCCGAAGCACGATGAACGGCTGAGCCGCAACGAAGTTGTGAAGGTTGCTCTTGATGGTATCATCCCATTGGGCATGCCGGTTATCATTGTGGGAGGTATCATGGGAGGTGTATGTACTCCTACAGAAGCGGGCGCCATTGCGGTTGTTTACAGTCTGCTGGTCAGTCTTTTTGTCAGCCGCACCTTAAGGCTTCGGGATATCTGGTCTCTGCTGCTTGCAACGGTTAACAGTGCGGCACCATTGCTGCTGATTATTGCCTGTGCCCGGATATTCAGTTACGGTCTGACAGCGCTCCAGATGCCGGTTATTGTGAATGACCTGATTCTTTCCTTAACAAGTAACAAATATGTATTTCTGATGCTTGTGAATATCCTGCTTCTTATTATGGGAATGTTCATGGATGGAGGAGCGTCTGTTATTATCCTTGCTCCGATTCTGGCTCCAGTTGCGGCTGCTCTTGGTATCAGTACAATTCATTTTGGTGTTATCATGGCGCTTAACCTTACCATTGGTAACATTACGCCTCCGCTGGGATACTGCTTATTTATAGGAAGCAGAATTGGAGATATTACGGTGGAGGAAGGCATCAAGGGCATTATTCCATATCTAATTGCAGAGATTGCCGCATTGCTGCTGATTACCTATATCCCGTCGCTGGTCACCTATGTTCCGGTGATGCTGGGATACAGTGTGGTATAA
- a CDS encoding sugar phosphate isomerase/epimerase family protein: MKFSACTAAFGMADLKKIIDTSAKLGYDAVELTAALHLPVESTPERRKEVLGWIHDAGIVCSALHYIFDGTIRLLSTDSEMMNQSAAYLKQVVDVAYDMECPTVIVGSGGKTRSFEPDWDREAGVKCMAEVIRRVGLYAQEKGVTLAVEAINRYETNFLNTLEEAVNFVNMVNLPNVRTMADTYHLNIEEVNPAETIRKYGHTLANLHLADSNRQAPGDGHFDFASVAEALREVDFKRYCSFEVFGLYPWKLWYDTFEESVEHMGNGIKYARSIFG; the protein is encoded by the coding sequence ATGAAGTTTAGTGCCTGTACCGCGGCCTTTGGCATGGCGGATCTGAAAAAAATTATTGATACTTCGGCAAAGCTGGGATATGATGCCGTGGAGCTTACCGCGGCCCTTCACCTGCCGGTGGAATCCACCCCGGAGCGCCGAAAAGAGGTTTTAGGCTGGATTCATGATGCAGGAATTGTTTGCAGCGCCCTTCACTATATTTTCGACGGAACCATTCGGCTTTTGAGCACGGATTCGGAGATGATGAATCAGTCTGCCGCCTATTTGAAACAGGTAGTGGATGTTGCATATGATATGGAATGCCCTACCGTTATAGTGGGAAGCGGCGGAAAGACCAGAAGCTTTGAGCCTGACTGGGACAGGGAGGCAGGAGTGAAATGTATGGCTGAGGTAATACGCCGGGTTGGTCTGTATGCCCAGGAAAAAGGGGTTACCCTGGCGGTGGAGGCAATTAACCGGTATGAAACCAACTTCTTGAACACATTGGAAGAAGCGGTAAATTTTGTGAATATGGTGAACCTTCCAAATGTGCGTACCATGGCGGATACCTATCACCTGAATATAGAAGAAGTAAATCCGGCTGAAACCATCCGCAAATATGGACATACCCTGGCAAACCTGCATCTTGCGGACTCAAACCGCCAGGCGCCGGGAGATGGACACTTTGACTTTGCGTCTGTGGCGGAGGCGCTTCGGGAAGTGGATTTTAAGAGGTATTGTTCCTTTGAGGTATTTGGGCTTTATCCGTGGAAACTCTGGTATGACACCTTTGAAGAGTCGGTTGAACATATGGGCAACGGTATTAAATACGCCCGTTCTATTTTTGGATGA
- a CDS encoding sugar phosphate isomerase/epimerase family protein produces MKVGIVANIMQDKTLAEALDYFRKMGIQTIEPGCGGYAGKSHVNPTVLLGDKEKIDEFKRIIADSGLTISALSCHGNPIHPDQGIAAAHDGDMRDTVRLCKELGLDTITCFSGCAGDCPDSKFPNWVTCPWPDDYLKILDYQWNEVLIPYWREFAAFAKENGVTKIALELHPGFMVYNSETLKRLRGEVGREIGVNFDPSHLLWQGMDPVSVIRELKDAIYHVHAKDVKVDLINTAVNGVLDTKHYSNEINRSWIFRTIGYGNDTAYWKNIFSTLRIIGYDGAVSIEHEDSLINRFEGLEKAVRIVKESLIMEDKTEMWWA; encoded by the coding sequence ATGAAGGTTGGCATTGTAGCGAATATTATGCAGGACAAAACGCTGGCAGAGGCCCTGGATTATTTTCGAAAAATGGGAATCCAGACAATAGAGCCGGGATGCGGCGGATACGCAGGCAAGTCCCATGTTAATCCCACTGTTTTGCTTGGTGACAAAGAAAAGATAGATGAATTTAAGAGGATAATAGCGGATTCGGGTTTGACCATCAGCGCCCTTTCCTGCCATGGTAATCCCATTCACCCGGATCAGGGAATTGCAGCCGCCCATGACGGGGATATGCGGGACACGGTACGCCTTTGTAAAGAACTGGGACTGGACACAATTACCTGTTTTTCCGGATGCGCCGGAGACTGTCCGGATTCAAAATTCCCCAATTGGGTGACCTGTCCCTGGCCGGATGATTATCTTAAGATTTTGGATTACCAGTGGAATGAGGTATTGATTCCATACTGGAGGGAGTTTGCTGCTTTTGCAAAAGAGAATGGCGTGACGAAGATTGCATTAGAGCTGCATCCGGGATTTATGGTTTATAATTCTGAAACCTTAAAACGGCTCCGGGGGGAGGTTGGAAGGGAGATTGGGGTGAATTTTGACCCAAGCCATCTTCTTTGGCAGGGAATGGACCCTGTTTCGGTGATCCGTGAGCTTAAAGACGCAATCTATCATGTACATGCCAAGGATGTTAAGGTGGACTTAATCAACACCGCGGTCAACGGAGTCCTGGATACCAAACATTACAGCAATGAAATTAATCGCTCCTGGATATTCAGGACCATTGGTTATGGCAATGATACGGCTTACTGGAAAAATATTTTTTCCACACTGCGTATCATTGGATACGATGGGGCGGTCAGTATTGAACATGAGGATAGCCTGATCAACCGGTTCGAAGGCCTGGAAAAAGCGGTCAGGATTGTCAAAGAATCTTTGATAATGGAAGACAAAACAGAGATGTGGTGGGCGTAA
- a CDS encoding Gfo/Idh/MocA family protein: protein MKRLKAAVIGSGFIGAAHVEALKRVPGVDVVALVDIVDPAQKAEELDVPNGFSDYREMIEAVKPDCIHICTPNHTHKEIALYAFEHGIHVICEKPMARNAGEAKEMLEAARKCNLIHGINLHNRFYPANHQLRNMILDGALGKIYGVHGGYLQDCFSQESDFNWRMLSSKGGSTRVTSDIGSHWIDLAEYVIGSKVKEVFAEFQTNLPVRKMSVAGELKDMEVDTEDTSYVMIRFENGAVGSAVFSQVYQGRKNQTTIRVSGSEISAEWDSEAIGDLKLGYRNEPNRLLTKDRGLAHPDTAPIITYPGGHTEGFPDAFKQNFIAVYGAIRGTKPTNPYADFEDGLHQMQVLDKIFESAKTGRWISVN, encoded by the coding sequence ATGAAACGATTAAAAGCAGCGGTAATCGGTTCTGGGTTTATCGGAGCGGCGCATGTGGAGGCGCTAAAGCGGGTGCCTGGTGTGGATGTTGTGGCCTTGGTAGATATTGTGGATCCGGCGCAAAAGGCTGAGGAACTGGATGTTCCAAATGGATTTTCAGACTACCGGGAGATGATTGAAGCGGTAAAGCCGGACTGTATCCACATTTGCACACCAAATCATACGCATAAGGAAATTGCCCTCTACGCATTCGAACACGGGATTCATGTAATCTGTGAGAAACCAATGGCAAGGAATGCCGGGGAAGCAAAGGAAATGCTGGAAGCGGCAAGGAAATGTAATCTTATCCACGGGATTAATTTACATAACCGGTTCTATCCCGCCAACCATCAGCTGCGCAATATGATTCTGGATGGGGCTCTGGGCAAAATATATGGCGTTCATGGAGGATATTTACAGGATTGCTTTTCACAGGAATCGGATTTTAACTGGCGTATGTTGTCCTCGAAAGGCGGAAGTACCCGTGTCACATCGGATATTGGTTCCCATTGGATTGACCTGGCGGAGTATGTAATTGGAAGTAAAGTAAAAGAGGTATTTGCGGAGTTCCAGACCAATCTGCCGGTGAGAAAGATGAGTGTGGCAGGAGAGTTAAAGGATATGGAGGTGGATACAGAGGATACTTCTTACGTTATGATCCGCTTTGAGAATGGAGCCGTTGGCAGCGCTGTATTTTCCCAGGTGTATCAGGGCAGGAAAAACCAGACTACGATTCGGGTATCGGGTTCGGAAATTTCTGCTGAATGGGACAGCGAAGCCATTGGTGATTTGAAGCTTGGGTACAGGAATGAACCCAACCGCCTGCTGACAAAAGACCGTGGGCTGGCTCATCCGGATACCGCGCCGATCATTACCTATCCGGGCGGTCACACGGAGGGATTTCCGGATGCTTTTAAACAGAATTTTATAGCTGTCTATGGAGCAATCCGTGGAACGAAGCCCACTAATCCATACGCAGACTTTGAGGATGGGCTGCATCAGATGCAGGTTCTGGATAAAATATTTGAAAGCGCGAAAACGGGCCGTTGGATCAGTGTTAATTAA
- a CDS encoding zinc-dependent alcohol dehydrogenase codes for MERIDIMRRVALVDYGKLVLQDNCGDIKALEPGTVKIDVTACSICGSDIALYRGKRSLENERYFGHEFSGVVADPGDGANGIKKGMRVASELSRACGHCWNCRNGLPNYCRSMNDALLPGGFTEETLVLNTPEYSFISPVPDTIDDITATLLEPTNCAYHVARRADVKHGDTAVVFGMGPMGLIAARIIKSMGVDVVVGVDNSKARLEKVQSLGFIDVIDSNDGNWQDQIFEMCGSKGVDVIIELTGALPVLQSAFQVVRPGGRIVVGSVYSGFADQVELLPIMRKELTILGSKGPYPHLKTDGTSAAVDILVRLQDDLKKLITVYDYKDALKAFDDMMSGFAIKPVIRFRS; via the coding sequence ATGGAAAGGATAGATATTATGAGAAGAGTGGCATTGGTTGATTATGGGAAATTAGTATTACAGGATAACTGCGGGGACATTAAGGCCCTTGAGCCGGGAACAGTTAAGATTGATGTAACGGCCTGCAGTATCTGCGGAAGCGATATCGCGCTTTACCGTGGAAAACGTTCCCTTGAGAATGAAAGATATTTCGGGCACGAGTTTTCCGGCGTGGTAGCAGATCCTGGCGATGGCGCAAATGGTATTAAGAAGGGTATGCGCGTGGCAAGTGAGCTTTCCAGGGCCTGCGGACACTGCTGGAATTGCCGCAACGGGCTTCCCAATTATTGCAGGAGCATGAATGATGCCCTTCTGCCCGGAGGATTTACAGAGGAAACCCTGGTGTTAAATACGCCGGAATACAGTTTTATCAGCCCTGTTCCGGATACCATTGATGATATTACCGCAACTCTGCTGGAACCAACCAACTGTGCTTACCACGTGGCGCGTCGGGCTGATGTGAAGCATGGGGATACGGCGGTTGTCTTTGGCATGGGACCCATGGGGCTGATTGCGGCCCGCATTATAAAGAGCATGGGCGTAGATGTGGTTGTGGGAGTGGATAATAGTAAGGCGCGTCTGGAAAAAGTGCAGAGTCTTGGATTTATTGATGTGATTGACAGCAATGACGGGAATTGGCAGGACCAGATATTTGAAATGTGCGGTTCAAAGGGTGTGGATGTGATTATTGAGCTTACAGGAGCGCTCCCGGTCCTTCAGAGCGCGTTCCAGGTGGTCCGGCCGGGAGGGCGCATCGTGGTGGGCAGTGTTTACAGCGGCTTTGCAGACCAGGTAGAGCTTTTGCCCATTATGCGCAAAGAGCTGACCATTCTGGGCTCCAAGGGCCCGTATCCACATTTAAAGACAGATGGTACCAGCGCGGCAGTTGATATTCTGGTGAGGCTTCAGGATGACTTAAAGAAGCTGATTACGGTTTATGATTATAAGGATGCCCTTAAGGCGTTTGATGACATGATGTCTGGTTTTGCAATCAAGCCAGTTATCCGGTTTCGATCATAA
- a CDS encoding ROK family protein → MYIAALDIGGTKTIVAILDENGGILIQESFPSIVARYETHLELCVQAMKRLMHRTELQAEDFTGLGVSLPGIVDNEKGILLYAPYANWENVEVAGYLSKNLGISRVRCENDVNACAIGEKRFGLGNNYTDFIWMTVSTGVGGAVVEGSKLVRGGLGFAGELGHLKVEYKSPAHCPCGQYGCLEAHGSGTALIRETRKRRLTSPAFANALDEMGLKPDGAGCAALARAGNTDAMDIMNQIGTYLGRGISYCINILNTQAVVIGGGVASSLDLLLPSIRVSVQQNAFKQMQDIDIVKTPLGYEAALLGAAALVLEQ, encoded by the coding sequence ATGTATATTGCGGCACTAGACATTGGCGGAACAAAAACCATTGTTGCTATACTGGATGAGAATGGCGGAATTTTGATACAGGAAAGTTTTCCGTCCATTGTCGCAAGATATGAGACGCATCTGGAATTGTGCGTACAGGCAATGAAACGTCTGATGCATCGGACTGAGTTACAGGCAGAGGACTTTACCGGACTGGGGGTGTCGCTTCCGGGAATTGTGGACAACGAAAAGGGAATTCTGCTTTACGCACCTTATGCAAACTGGGAAAATGTGGAAGTCGCGGGCTATTTGAGTAAAAACCTTGGGATTTCAAGGGTGCGGTGCGAGAATGATGTCAACGCCTGCGCCATTGGCGAAAAGCGGTTTGGACTGGGAAATAACTATACGGATTTCATATGGATGACAGTGAGTACAGGCGTGGGCGGCGCCGTGGTGGAAGGTTCAAAGCTGGTGCGGGGAGGCCTTGGTTTTGCCGGTGAGCTGGGACACTTAAAAGTTGAATATAAGTCGCCGGCTCATTGTCCCTGCGGTCAGTATGGCTGTCTGGAAGCACACGGTTCCGGGACGGCGCTGATACGGGAAACAAGGAAGCGCAGGCTTACATCGCCTGCATTTGCAAACGCGCTGGATGAGATGGGGTTAAAGCCGGATGGGGCCGGATGCGCGGCCCTTGCCAGGGCAGGAAACACAGATGCCATGGATATTATGAATCAGATTGGTACATATCTAGGACGCGGTATTTCCTATTGCATTAACATTTTAAATACCCAGGCAGTTGTGATTGGGGGCGGTGTTGCCTCGTCCCTTGATCTTCTGCTTCCATCCATCCGCGTTTCCGTACAGCAAAATGCTTTTAAGCAGATGCAGGATATTGATATTGTAAAGACTCCCCTGGGTTATGAAGCGGCCCTTCTCGGCGCGGCGGCCCTGGTTCTGGAGCAGTAA
- a CDS encoding TRAP transporter substrate-binding protein yields the protein MKKNLISMLLITATAISLAACGGSKAPASAGSSGTSAPKDTAASVNASQVVVKYSVTYPSTGTQAEGALKLGELIEECSDGRMKMEFYPSSQLGDKTATFEGLGNGTIEMTECAATDLSAFNDMWSVFSLPYLWENGQQACATVMDPAVREMLEADAQANGFIIIAWTDIGSRSIMNQKQTVNTPADLTGLKIRCMQEPILADSTNAMGAIATPLGASEIYTGLQQGTIDGLDHTPSVVVANGWQELAKHFSLTEHFTIPDPVFVSKVWFDGLSAENQEAVLEAGKKFSDVWNNEIWPEATEDGMKAMKEQGVEIVEVDKALFEEAVKPVVDKFLADASEDQKALYDLLTKTRENY from the coding sequence ATGAAAAAGAATCTTATATCCATGTTACTTATAACAGCCACAGCAATCAGCCTCGCCGCCTGCGGCGGCTCTAAGGCCCCTGCTTCTGCAGGCAGCAGCGGCACATCTGCCCCGAAAGACACCGCGGCATCCGTCAATGCTTCACAAGTGGTTGTTAAGTATTCGGTAACGTATCCCTCCACCGGTACGCAGGCAGAGGGGGCGCTGAAATTAGGAGAGCTGATTGAAGAGTGCTCAGATGGGCGTATGAAGATGGAATTCTATCCGTCCTCCCAGCTGGGGGATAAGACCGCAACCTTTGAGGGCCTGGGAAACGGAACCATTGAGATGACGGAGTGCGCTGCCACGGATCTTTCTGCGTTTAATGACATGTGGTCTGTATTCTCCCTGCCGTATCTGTGGGAAAACGGACAGCAGGCCTGTGCAACTGTAATGGACCCGGCGGTCCGCGAGATGCTGGAAGCGGACGCGCAGGCCAATGGATTTATCATCATTGCGTGGACTGACATTGGAAGCCGCAGCATAATGAACCAGAAGCAAACGGTCAATACCCCGGCAGACCTTACCGGACTTAAGATTCGCTGCATGCAGGAACCGATTCTGGCGGATTCAACCAATGCCATGGGCGCAATCGCCACGCCTCTGGGTGCAAGCGAGATTTATACCGGTCTGCAGCAGGGGACCATTGACGGCCTTGACCATACCCCCTCTGTAGTGGTTGCCAATGGATGGCAGGAACTGGCCAAGCATTTCTCCCTGACGGAGCATTTCACTATCCCGGACCCGGTATTCGTAAGTAAGGTATGGTTTGACGGCTTGTCTGCTGAAAATCAGGAAGCTGTTCTGGAAGCCGGCAAGAAGTTCTCTGATGTATGGAATAATGAGATCTGGCCAGAGGCAACCGAGGATGGTATGAAGGCAATGAAGGAACAGGGCGTTGAAATTGTGGAGGTTGATAAAGCGCTATTTGAAGAGGCTGTAAAACCGGTTGTTGATAAATTTCTGGCGGATGCCAGCGAGGATCAGAAGGCGCTGTATGATTTGCTGACAAAGACACGGGAAAACTATTAG
- a CDS encoding SIS domain-containing protein yields MFFDTYSEMLNDTIDGLKREDIQKLFDLIEETRNNGKHLFVLGNGGSAAAASHWVCDFGKGINRGDSKRLKIFSPADNGAIFSALGNDCGYETTFVEQMKNFLEPGDLVLTFSVSGSSSNLVEAHRYAKEIGAKTACVVADKGGKIIGMSDFAMIIPSENYGIVEDIHVILGHAISQQIYADNVGA; encoded by the coding sequence ATGTTCTTTGATACATATAGTGAAATGTTAAATGATACGATTGATGGCCTTAAGAGAGAGGATATACAGAAACTGTTTGATTTGATTGAGGAGACTAGGAATAACGGAAAACATCTCTTTGTGCTTGGCAATGGTGGAAGCGCGGCCGCCGCATCCCATTGGGTATGTGATTTTGGCAAAGGAATTAACAGAGGAGATTCCAAACGCCTGAAAATTTTTTCACCGGCAGATAACGGAGCAATTTTCAGCGCTCTTGGTAATGACTGTGGATATGAGACAACGTTTGTTGAGCAGATGAAGAATTTTCTGGAGCCGGGCGACCTGGTATTAACCTTTTCTGTTTCAGGAAGCTCATCAAATCTTGTGGAAGCTCATAGGTACGCAAAAGAGATTGGTGCAAAAACAGCCTGTGTTGTTGCGGATAAAGGTGGTAAGATAATCGGCATGTCCGATTTTGCAATGATTATCCCATCTGAGAATTATGGTATTGTTGAGGATATTCATGTAATTCTGGGACATGCAATCTCACAGCAGATTTATGCAGACAATGTGGGGGCGTAA
- a CDS encoding TRAP transporter small permease encodes MTFKRFDSVVAWIEDIVSAFCLAGIVVIAAGSVFGRYVLHTGFLWADEVNQMLLVAMGMFGSARAVRSNGHAEFTSFINNRKSRTARIAMRAAINILTIVLLVFMFVISMQFTLGGTMKSTVLRIPRMYFYMSIPMGFGLCIYEYLKVVKTKILTDAASENE; translated from the coding sequence ATGACTTTTAAAAGGTTTGATTCTGTGGTTGCGTGGATTGAGGACATTGTTTCTGCGTTCTGCCTGGCAGGGATTGTGGTGATCGCAGCGGGAAGTGTATTTGGGCGTTATGTTTTACATACAGGTTTTCTATGGGCGGACGAAGTGAACCAGATGCTGCTTGTCGCCATGGGCATGTTTGGGAGTGCAAGAGCAGTGCGTTCCAATGGTCATGCGGAATTCACCTCTTTTATTAACAACCGGAAATCAAGAACGGCGCGAATTGCAATGCGGGCTGCAATCAATATACTTACGATTGTGTTGCTGGTGTTCATGTTCGTGATTTCAATGCAGTTTACCTTAGGCGGAACCATGAAGAGTACGGTACTTCGTATTCCGAGAATGTATTTTTACATGTCAATTCCCATGGGATTCGGGCTTTGCATTTATGAGTATCTGAAGGTGGTCAAGACAAAGATATTAACGGACGCAGCGTCCGAGAATGAATAG
- a CDS encoding LacI family DNA-binding transcriptional regulator, with protein sequence MNAPTIKDVANAAGVSVATISRVLSNPDLVKPATKEHVLQIIKEMNYQPNVLARQLRTQTTRAVIVIVPNIENSFFHGILSGIGTEAERQGYQMLIADLKSQPSLEKHYIEAIKQRQVDGIISLSANMTQKLETLITERYPLVMVVQCVPNYKIPSVSIDNMAASKALMTHLIRLGHREIAHLTVSPLQMPYQDRLNGYISALEEHKIPVDNELISYGEPAIKGGYDQMWTLLAKQKKFTAVFAAGDTMAIGAMKALKDQGLRVPEDCAVVGFDDIDLSSVWEPAITTIRQPKEMMGRIAFQKLLALMQNEPIAVSQEYLPYELVIRESCGYFL encoded by the coding sequence ATGAATGCACCAACCATAAAAGATGTAGCGAATGCCGCAGGAGTTTCCGTTGCAACCATATCCAGAGTGCTCAGTAACCCCGATCTTGTCAAACCGGCAACAAAGGAACATGTACTTCAGATAATCAAAGAAATGAATTACCAGCCAAACGTTCTTGCACGTCAGCTTCGGACTCAGACAACAAGAGCTGTCATTGTTATTGTTCCTAATATAGAAAACTCCTTTTTTCATGGAATATTATCAGGTATCGGTACGGAAGCTGAACGGCAAGGATATCAAATGCTGATTGCTGATTTAAAGAGCCAGCCGTCCTTGGAAAAGCATTACATTGAGGCAATTAAGCAGCGGCAGGTGGACGGAATCATTTCCCTATCCGCTAATATGACACAAAAGCTAGAAACACTGATTACGGAAAGATACCCTTTAGTTATGGTAGTGCAATGCGTACCCAATTACAAAATACCAAGCGTTTCCATTGATAATATGGCTGCTTCAAAAGCGCTTATGACTCATCTTATCCGGCTTGGACACCGCGAGATTGCACACCTCACTGTATCACCTTTACAGATGCCTTATCAGGATCGTCTCAACGGTTATATTTCTGCTCTTGAAGAACACAAAATTCCTGTTGATAATGAACTGATCAGTTACGGAGAACCCGCCATCAAGGGCGGCTATGATCAGATGTGGACATTACTGGCAAAACAAAAAAAATTCACCGCTGTATTTGCCGCAGGTGATACAATGGCAATTGGTGCTATGAAAGCATTAAAAGATCAGGGACTGCGTGTTCCTGAAGACTGTGCTGTTGTCGGCTTTGATGATATTGATCTTTCTTCTGTATGGGAACCAGCGATTACCACAATACGTCAGCCCAAGGAGATGATGGGAAGGATTGCATTCCAGAAACTGCTGGCCCTCATGCAGAATGAACCTATTGCAGTCAGTCAAGAATATCTACCATACGAACTGGTAATACGGGAAAGTTGCGGCTATTTTCTATGA
- a CDS encoding cupin domain-containing protein yields MTNKEHVLKYGGKFSISGGEVWTMPNGHDVHFALNPKMGCRGANIAVGFHKPGKEFAPHKHPISEEILIIHSGKGECYLYDKWIPVETGDIVFAPPGVLHGTRNPAENTEDFVTLGIATPPQLDLYLRAGYDILEDNSGEYVEEV; encoded by the coding sequence ATGACAAACAAAGAGCATGTATTGAAATATGGAGGAAAGTTTAGTATCAGCGGCGGTGAAGTGTGGACAATGCCAAATGGACACGATGTTCATTTCGCTTTAAATCCAAAGATGGGATGCCGCGGAGCAAATATCGCGGTTGGATTTCATAAGCCAGGTAAGGAATTTGCGCCCCATAAGCATCCCATTTCTGAGGAAATCCTCATCATCCACAGCGGTAAGGGTGAGTGTTACCTTTATGACAAGTGGATTCCGGTTGAGACAGGAGATATTGTGTTTGCGCCTCCCGGCGTCCTGCACGGCACCCGCAATCCAGCGGAAAATACAGAGGACTTTGTAACGCTTGGTATCGCGACACCGCCCCAGCTTGACCTTTACCTGCGCGCAGGCTATGACATACTGGAGGATAACTCCGGAGAATATGTGGAAGAAGTATAA